In Canis lupus familiaris isolate Mischka breed German Shepherd chromosome 23, alternate assembly UU_Cfam_GSD_1.0, whole genome shotgun sequence, the following are encoded in one genomic region:
- the FAIM gene encoding fas apoptotic inhibitory molecule 1 isoform X4, whose protein sequence is MPLSGSPARWLRSGRTTILPTMASGDDSPIFEDDESPPYSLEKMTDLVAVWDVALSDGVHKIEFEHGTTSGKRVVYVDGKEEIRKEWMFKLVGKETFCVGAAKTKATINIDAVSGFAYEYTLEINGKSLKKYMENRSKTTNTWVLHLDGEDFRVVLEKDTMDVWCNGKRMETASPSAKI, encoded by the exons ATGCCCTTATCGGGGTCACCGGCCCGGTGGCTTCGGAGCGGACGCACG ACTATTTTGCCAACCATGGCATCTGGAGATGACAGTCCTATCTTTGAAGATGATGAAAG CCCTCCTTATAGCCTGGAAAAAATGACAGATCTCGTAGCCGTTTGGGATGTTGCTTTAAGTGATGGAGTCCATAAGATTGAGTTTGAACATGGCACCACATCAGGCAAACGAGTGGTATATGTAGATGggaag GAAGAGATAAGAAAAGAATGGATGTTCAAACTAGTGGGCAAAGAAACTTTCTGCGTTGGAGCTGCAAAGACAAAAGCAACCATAAATATAGATGCTGTCAGTGGCTTTGCGTATGAATATACTCTGGAAATTAATGGCAAAAGTCTCAAGAAGTATATGGAGAACAGGTCGAAGACTACCAATACCTGGGTATTACATTTGGATGGTGAGGACTTTAGAGTTGTGTTGG AAAAGGACACTATGGATGTATGGTGCAATGGTAAAAGAATGGAGACAGCA
- the FAIM gene encoding fas apoptotic inhibitory molecule 1 isoform X5, with translation MPLSGSPARWLRSGRTTILPTMASGDDSPIFEDDESPPYSLEKMTDLVAVWDVALSDGVHKIEFEHGTTSGKRVVYVDGKEEIRKEWMFKLVGKETFCVGAAKTKATINIDAVSGFAYEYTLEINGKSLKKYMENRSKTTNTWVLHLDGEDFRVVLEKDTMDVWCNGKRMETARNREST, from the exons ATGCCCTTATCGGGGTCACCGGCCCGGTGGCTTCGGAGCGGACGCACG ACTATTTTGCCAACCATGGCATCTGGAGATGACAGTCCTATCTTTGAAGATGATGAAAG CCCTCCTTATAGCCTGGAAAAAATGACAGATCTCGTAGCCGTTTGGGATGTTGCTTTAAGTGATGGAGTCCATAAGATTGAGTTTGAACATGGCACCACATCAGGCAAACGAGTGGTATATGTAGATGggaag GAAGAGATAAGAAAAGAATGGATGTTCAAACTAGTGGGCAAAGAAACTTTCTGCGTTGGAGCTGCAAAGACAAAAGCAACCATAAATATAGATGCTGTCAGTGGCTTTGCGTATGAATATACTCTGGAAATTAATGGCAAAAGTCTCAAGAAGTATATGGAGAACAGGTCGAAGACTACCAATACCTGGGTATTACATTTGGATGGTGAGGACTTTAGAGTTGTGTTGG AAAAGGACACTATGGATGTATGGTGCAATGGTAAAAGAATGGAGACAGCA agaaacagagagagcacatga
- the FAIM gene encoding fas apoptotic inhibitory molecule 1 isoform X6 produces MPLSGSPARWLRSGRTTILPTMASGDDSPIFEDDESPPYSLEKMTDLVAVWDVALSDGVHKIEFEHGTTSGKRVVYVDGKEEIRKEWMFKLVGKETFCVGAAKTKATINIDAVSGFAYEYTLEINGKSLKKYMENRSKTTNTWVLHLDGEDFRVVLEKDTMDVWCNGKRMETAA; encoded by the exons ATGCCCTTATCGGGGTCACCGGCCCGGTGGCTTCGGAGCGGACGCACG ACTATTTTGCCAACCATGGCATCTGGAGATGACAGTCCTATCTTTGAAGATGATGAAAG CCCTCCTTATAGCCTGGAAAAAATGACAGATCTCGTAGCCGTTTGGGATGTTGCTTTAAGTGATGGAGTCCATAAGATTGAGTTTGAACATGGCACCACATCAGGCAAACGAGTGGTATATGTAGATGggaag GAAGAGATAAGAAAAGAATGGATGTTCAAACTAGTGGGCAAAGAAACTTTCTGCGTTGGAGCTGCAAAGACAAAAGCAACCATAAATATAGATGCTGTCAGTGGCTTTGCGTATGAATATACTCTGGAAATTAATGGCAAAAGTCTCAAGAAGTATATGGAGAACAGGTCGAAGACTACCAATACCTGGGTATTACATTTGGATGGTGAGGACTTTAGAGTTGTGTTGG AAAAGGACACTATGGATGTATGGTGCAATGGTAAAAGAATGGAGACAGCA GCCTAG
- the FAIM gene encoding fas apoptotic inhibitory molecule 1 isoform X1, protein MPLSGSPARWLRSGRTTILPTMASGDDSPIFEDDESPPYSLEKMTDLVAVWDVALSDGVHKIEFEHGTTSGKRVVYVDGKEEIRKEWMFKLVGKETFCVGAAKTKATINIDAVSGFAYEYTLEINGKSLKKYMENRSKTTNTWVLHLDGEDFRVVLEKDTMDVWCNGKRMETAGEFVEDGTETHFSVGNHDCYIKAVSSGKRKEGIIHSLIVDNREIPEILE, encoded by the exons ATGCCCTTATCGGGGTCACCGGCCCGGTGGCTTCGGAGCGGACGCACG ACTATTTTGCCAACCATGGCATCTGGAGATGACAGTCCTATCTTTGAAGATGATGAAAG CCCTCCTTATAGCCTGGAAAAAATGACAGATCTCGTAGCCGTTTGGGATGTTGCTTTAAGTGATGGAGTCCATAAGATTGAGTTTGAACATGGCACCACATCAGGCAAACGAGTGGTATATGTAGATGggaag GAAGAGATAAGAAAAGAATGGATGTTCAAACTAGTGGGCAAAGAAACTTTCTGCGTTGGAGCTGCAAAGACAAAAGCAACCATAAATATAGATGCTGTCAGTGGCTTTGCGTATGAATATACTCTGGAAATTAATGGCAAAAGTCTCAAGAAGTATATGGAGAACAGGTCGAAGACTACCAATACCTGGGTATTACATTTGGATGGTGAGGACTTTAGAGTTGTGTTGG AAAAGGACACTATGGATGTATGGTGCAATGGTAAAAGAATGGAGACAGCA GGTGAGTTTGTAGAGGACGGGACTGAAACTCACTTCAGTGTTGGGAACCATGACTGTTACATAAAGGCTGTCAGTAGTGGGAAGCGGAAAGAAGGGATTATCCATAGTCTCATTGTGGATAATAGAGAAATTCCAGAGATCCTTGAATGA
- the FAIM gene encoding fas apoptotic inhibitory molecule 1 isoform X2: MASGDDSPIFEDDESPPYSLEKMTDLVAVWDVALSDGVHKIEFEHGTTSGKRVVYVDGKEEIRKEWMFKLVGKETFCVGAAKTKATINIDAVSGFAYEYTLEINGKSLKKYMENRSKTTNTWVLHLDGEDFRVVLEKDTMDVWCNGKRMETAGEFVEDGTETHFSVGNHDCYIKAVSSGKRKEGIIHSLIVDNREIPEILE; the protein is encoded by the exons ATGGCATCTGGAGATGACAGTCCTATCTTTGAAGATGATGAAAG CCCTCCTTATAGCCTGGAAAAAATGACAGATCTCGTAGCCGTTTGGGATGTTGCTTTAAGTGATGGAGTCCATAAGATTGAGTTTGAACATGGCACCACATCAGGCAAACGAGTGGTATATGTAGATGggaag GAAGAGATAAGAAAAGAATGGATGTTCAAACTAGTGGGCAAAGAAACTTTCTGCGTTGGAGCTGCAAAGACAAAAGCAACCATAAATATAGATGCTGTCAGTGGCTTTGCGTATGAATATACTCTGGAAATTAATGGCAAAAGTCTCAAGAAGTATATGGAGAACAGGTCGAAGACTACCAATACCTGGGTATTACATTTGGATGGTGAGGACTTTAGAGTTGTGTTGG AAAAGGACACTATGGATGTATGGTGCAATGGTAAAAGAATGGAGACAGCA GGTGAGTTTGTAGAGGACGGGACTGAAACTCACTTCAGTGTTGGGAACCATGACTGTTACATAAAGGCTGTCAGTAGTGGGAAGCGGAAAGAAGGGATTATCCATAGTCTCATTGTGGATAATAGAGAAATTCCAGAGATCCTTGAATGA
- the FAIM gene encoding fas apoptotic inhibitory molecule 1 isoform X3, producing the protein MTDLVAVWDVALSDGVHKIEFEHGTTSGKRVVYVDGKEEIRKEWMFKLVGKETFCVGAAKTKATINIDAVSGFAYEYTLEINGKSLKKYMENRSKTTNTWVLHLDGEDFRVVLEKDTMDVWCNGKRMETAGEFVEDGTETHFSVGNHDCYIKAVSSGKRKEGIIHSLIVDNREIPEILE; encoded by the exons ATGACAGATCTCGTAGCCGTTTGGGATGTTGCTTTAAGTGATGGAGTCCATAAGATTGAGTTTGAACATGGCACCACATCAGGCAAACGAGTGGTATATGTAGATGggaag GAAGAGATAAGAAAAGAATGGATGTTCAAACTAGTGGGCAAAGAAACTTTCTGCGTTGGAGCTGCAAAGACAAAAGCAACCATAAATATAGATGCTGTCAGTGGCTTTGCGTATGAATATACTCTGGAAATTAATGGCAAAAGTCTCAAGAAGTATATGGAGAACAGGTCGAAGACTACCAATACCTGGGTATTACATTTGGATGGTGAGGACTTTAGAGTTGTGTTGG AAAAGGACACTATGGATGTATGGTGCAATGGTAAAAGAATGGAGACAGCA GGTGAGTTTGTAGAGGACGGGACTGAAACTCACTTCAGTGTTGGGAACCATGACTGTTACATAAAGGCTGTCAGTAGTGGGAAGCGGAAAGAAGGGATTATCCATAGTCTCATTGTGGATAATAGAGAAATTCCAGAGATCCTTGAATGA